A region of Clostridium acetobutylicum ATCC 824 DNA encodes the following proteins:
- the nadD gene encoding nicotinate (nicotinamide) nucleotide adenylyltransferase, protein MHSNNIILVYGGAFNPPSASHITLAKQLLNYTGAKKLMFVPVGNQYKKKELIPAYHRINMLQIACECNNRLEVNTTDVDFKRRLYTIETLEIIKKQNSDKDIYFIIGTDNLRDILNWKHWQRLLTEYKIIVMDRGEDTIFKVFKDIPILKKYKANLIQIPGLLVNNISSTLIRNNIRQDKTIEHLTIKKIIKYIKENNLYK, encoded by the coding sequence ATGCATAGCAATAATATTATATTGGTATACGGAGGGGCTTTTAATCCTCCCTCAGCTTCACATATTACTTTAGCTAAACAATTATTAAACTATACTGGAGCAAAAAAACTAATGTTTGTACCAGTAGGAAATCAGTATAAAAAGAAAGAATTAATACCTGCTTACCATAGAATAAATATGCTTCAAATTGCTTGTGAATGCAATAATAGATTAGAAGTAAATACAACTGATGTGGATTTTAAAAGAAGGCTGTACACTATAGAGACATTGGAAATTATAAAAAAACAAAACAGTGATAAAGATATATATTTTATTATAGGTACAGATAATCTCAGGGATATTCTCAATTGGAAACATTGGCAAAGGCTTTTAACTGAGTATAAGATAATTGTTATGGATAGGGGAGAAGATACGATTTTTAAAGTATTTAAGGATATTCCTATCTTAAAAAAATATAAAGCTAACCTTATTCAAATACCAGGATTATTAGTTAATAATATAAGTTCTACATTAATAAGAAACAATATTAGACAAGATAAAACTATTGAACATTTAACAATAAAGAAAATCATTAAATATATAAAAGAAAACAATTTGTATAAGTAG
- a CDS encoding cation:dicarboxylate symporter family transporter, protein MRKKNFKLGLGTQIIIGLVLGIIVGIVFYGNTTVSTYLKPLGDIFINLIKMIVIPIIFSTLVVGVAGGGSGKTVGRLGLKTIVYFELVTTTAIILGIVSANLFHPGTGINLSSLSAADISSYMKTTKTAENSSLINMIVNIVPANIIESFAKGDLLSVIFFSVMFGLGVAAIGEKGKPVLNLCQGISDAMFWVTNQVMKVAPIGVFGLMGVAVSKFGVKSLIPLGKLTITIYGTMIFFIFVILGVISKFIVKVNFISFLRVIKDEIILAFTSASSEAVLPKIMQKKEKFGCPKGIVSFVIPTGYSFNLDGSTLYQSIASLFIAQAYGIHLSLAAQVKLVIILMITSKGMAGVAGASLVVLLATLGSMGIPVAGVAFIAGIDRILDMARTVVNVVGNSLASVVVSKWERVYDNAQGERYVQAINNKFDVNEVK, encoded by the coding sequence ATGAGAAAGAAGAATTTTAAACTTGGATTAGGTACACAAATAATTATTGGGCTTGTACTAGGAATTATAGTTGGTATTGTTTTTTATGGAAATACAACAGTTAGTACATATTTAAAACCATTAGGTGATATTTTCATAAATCTAATTAAAATGATTGTAATTCCGATTATCTTTTCTACGCTTGTTGTCGGAGTTGCTGGTGGCGGAAGTGGAAAAACAGTTGGAAGATTGGGTCTGAAAACTATAGTTTACTTTGAATTAGTAACTACAACGGCAATAATACTCGGAATAGTTTCAGCTAATCTATTTCATCCTGGAACAGGTATAAACCTAAGTTCACTTTCGGCAGCTGATATATCCAGTTACATGAAAACCACTAAAACAGCTGAAAATAGTAGCCTGATAAATATGATTGTAAATATTGTTCCTGCAAATATTATTGAATCCTTTGCTAAAGGAGATTTGCTTTCTGTCATATTCTTTTCAGTTATGTTCGGACTAGGAGTTGCAGCTATTGGAGAAAAAGGAAAGCCTGTTTTGAATTTATGTCAAGGAATTTCTGATGCAATGTTTTGGGTGACTAATCAAGTTATGAAAGTTGCACCAATTGGCGTATTCGGATTAATGGGAGTAGCTGTTTCTAAGTTCGGAGTTAAATCTTTAATTCCACTTGGGAAGTTAACTATTACAATTTATGGAACTATGATATTTTTCATCTTTGTAATACTTGGTGTAATTTCAAAGTTTATTGTTAAGGTAAATTTTATTTCATTTCTTAGAGTTATAAAGGATGAAATTATTCTTGCATTTACCTCAGCAAGTTCTGAAGCAGTATTGCCTAAAATAATGCAGAAGAAGGAGAAATTTGGCTGTCCTAAGGGAATTGTATCATTTGTTATTCCAACAGGTTATTCATTTAATCTTGATGGATCAACACTATATCAGTCTATTGCGTCATTGTTTATAGCCCAAGCTTATGGAATTCACTTATCGTTGGCAGCACAAGTCAAATTAGTGATAATTCTCATGATTACATCAAAAGGTATGGCCGGTGTAGCAGGAGCATCTCTTGTTGTACTATTAGCTACTTTAGGCTCAATGGGTATTCCAGTAGCAGGAGTGGCATTTATAGCTGGAATTGACCGTATTCTTGATATGGCAAGAACTGTTGTAAATGTAGTTGGTAATTCATTAGCCTCTGTGGTAGTATCAAAATGGGAGCGCGTATATGATAATGCTCAAGGTGAAAGATATGTCCAAGCAATAAATAATAAATTTGATGTTAATGAAGTAAAGTAG
- the dprA gene encoding DNA-processing protein DprA — protein sequence MYDNDLWFATINLPYRQKLELLRIYKTSDEILYNFKNSELIQKYKFDIEKINYIKDEMKKSGMKIVFWNDDDYPKVLKNYDDMPYGLFYMGNIKKLNELNYNVAIVGSRRCTQYGKDITTIISREISINGIGIISGMARGIDTYAHKICLENNGYTCAVLGCGADVIYPKENKNLYCQIIRNGCIISQYKPNTKPLPYNFPIRNKIISGLSNLVLVTEADIKSGSIITASSALEQGKDVGAVPGSVFSKMSRGTNKLIQDGAHVIKDIDDVFGILNFQKINFKKIRNNSSYSSMPENQRQIYDLVSDKPIHVDDIKRCLNIDIQELYELLFEMQLKNKILCLSGSYYVRVNDCL from the coding sequence ATGTATGATAATGATTTATGGTTTGCTACAATTAATTTGCCATATAGGCAAAAACTAGAGCTTTTAAGGATTTATAAAACTTCAGATGAGATTTTGTATAACTTCAAAAATTCAGAGCTAATTCAGAAGTATAAATTTGATATTGAGAAGATAAATTATATAAAAGATGAAATGAAAAAAAGTGGAATGAAAATAGTTTTCTGGAATGACGATGATTATCCTAAAGTATTAAAAAATTATGATGACATGCCTTATGGATTATTCTATATGGGAAATATTAAGAAATTGAATGAATTGAATTATAATGTTGCAATTGTAGGTTCAAGAAGATGTACACAATATGGTAAGGATATTACAACTATAATTTCTCGTGAGATATCGATAAATGGAATAGGAATTATAAGTGGTATGGCCAGGGGGATAGATACATATGCTCACAAAATATGCTTGGAAAATAACGGATATACTTGTGCTGTACTTGGCTGTGGGGCTGATGTTATTTATCCAAAAGAAAATAAAAATTTATATTGCCAAATTATTAGAAATGGGTGTATAATTTCTCAATATAAACCAAATACAAAACCGCTGCCATATAATTTTCCAATAAGAAATAAAATTATAAGTGGACTTAGTAATCTAGTTTTAGTTACTGAGGCAGATATTAAGAGTGGTTCGATAATAACAGCGTCCTCTGCTTTAGAACAAGGTAAGGATGTTGGAGCAGTTCCAGGATCTGTCTTCTCTAAAATGAGCAGGGGTACTAACAAACTTATTCAAGATGGTGCACATGTAATAAAAGATATTGATGACGTATTTGGAATTTTAAATTTTCAAAAAATTAATTTTAAAAAAATTCGAAATAATTCATCATATAGCTCAATGCCTGAAAATCAAAGGCAAATATATGACCTGGTTAGTGATAAGCCCATTCATGTTGATGATATAAAACGATGTCTTAATATTGACATTCAGGAACTTTATGAGTTATTATTTGAAATGCAGTTGAAAAATAAAATATTATGCTTAAGTGGAAGTTATTATGTAAGAGTAAATGATTGTTTGTAA
- a CDS encoding isochorismatase family cysteine hydrolase gives MGKFEEKILNMSEEIKGKFVDLNDLDKDKTAIVIVDMVNGFVHEGALSSPRVEGIVDEIVRINEKTLGNKKIFFLDEHTNNSTEFKSYAKHCLEGSLEAELIPELKNEALLDSNTVMIPKNSVNGFHAPGFKKWLEENESQIENYIICGCEVDICVSNFANTLKTYFNQKNMDKRIIIPSNAVETFDFGTHDGDLMKIISLWEMQSNGIEIVDRVL, from the coding sequence ATGGGTAAATTTGAAGAAAAAATATTAAATATGTCAGAAGAAATAAAAGGGAAATTTGTTGATTTAAATGATTTAGATAAGGACAAAACAGCTATAGTTATTGTAGATATGGTAAATGGCTTTGTTCATGAGGGAGCCTTATCTTCTCCTAGAGTTGAAGGAATAGTTGATGAAATTGTAAGAATTAATGAGAAAACCCTAGGAAATAAAAAAATATTTTTCTTAGATGAGCATACTAATAATTCAACAGAATTTAAAAGCTATGCTAAACATTGTTTAGAGGGAAGCTTAGAAGCAGAGCTTATTCCTGAGTTAAAGAATGAAGCACTACTTGATAGTAATACAGTAATGATACCTAAAAACAGTGTAAATGGTTTTCATGCACCAGGTTTTAAAAAGTGGCTTGAGGAAAATGAATCTCAAATAGAAAATTATATAATATGTGGATGCGAGGTTGATATTTGCGTTTCAAATTTTGCTAACACTTTAAAAACTTACTTTAATCAAAAAAACATGGATAAAAGAATCATTATTCCAAGTAATGCTGTTGAAACATTTGATTTTGGAACACATGACGGCGATTTAATGAAAATTATTTCTTTGTGGGAAATGCAGTCAAATGGAATAGAGATTGTGGATAGAGTTTTATAA
- the topA gene encoding type I DNA topoisomerase, producing MGQKLVIVESPAKAKTIGKYLGKNYIVEASMGHVRDLPKSTLGVDIDDNYNPKYITIRGKGELLDKLKKAAKKCDKIYLATDPDREGEAISWHLSKVLKIDESEKCRIEFNEITKNAIKTAIKCPRKININLVDAQQARRVLDRLVGYKISPILWRKVKWGLSAGRVQSVALKMVCSREKLINDFKPEEYWSIDAQVYKQSKKDKFTIRLTSFKGKKIKINNEEENEQIINSIKKDEFKVENVKEGTKNKNTLPPFTTSTLQQDANKKLNFSTKKTMSVAQQLYEGIDVKGHGTIGLITYMRTDSVRVSKEAQEAANDYILNEYGKEYLPPSPKLYKSKKNIQDAHEAIRPTYIELTPGMVKSSLKDDQYKLYNLIWSRFMASQMANCILNTLSIEIKNGEYTFRASGSNVKFEGFMRVYKYNIEEDEHNEKIPLLQKGDLLHTDKIDGKQHFTQPPARFTEASLVKTLEENGIGRPSTYAPIISTLIDRKYVKKEKKAIFPTELGNIVDNILSDYFKQIIDIEFTADMENKLDNVEEGKENWKEIVDEYFKPLKEAIDIAEKEVAKITIEDEVTDIKCDKCGRNMVIKHGRFGDFLACPGYPDCKNTKPIVEKLKVKCPKCGGDVIVRRSKKGRKFFGCSNYPDCDFVSWFEPTEENCPNCGSFMVKKFSKAKGYYLQCSNQECKYEKSNPDPDKK from the coding sequence ATGGGACAGAAATTAGTAATAGTGGAATCTCCAGCCAAGGCAAAAACCATAGGTAAATATCTGGGGAAAAACTACATTGTAGAAGCATCAATGGGGCATGTAAGAGATCTTCCTAAAAGTACTTTAGGAGTAGATATAGATGATAATTATAATCCTAAATACATAACCATTAGAGGCAAGGGTGAATTATTGGATAAACTAAAAAAGGCAGCAAAGAAATGTGACAAAATATATCTTGCAACCGACCCTGATAGAGAAGGGGAGGCTATCTCTTGGCACCTTTCAAAGGTTTTAAAGATAGATGAAAGTGAAAAGTGCAGAATAGAATTTAATGAGATAACCAAGAATGCAATAAAAACTGCAATAAAATGTCCAAGAAAAATTAATATTAATCTTGTAGATGCACAGCAAGCAAGAAGAGTTCTTGACAGATTAGTTGGATATAAGATAAGTCCAATTTTATGGAGAAAGGTTAAATGGGGACTAAGTGCAGGTAGAGTTCAATCCGTTGCTCTTAAAATGGTATGCAGTAGAGAAAAGCTTATAAATGATTTCAAACCAGAAGAATACTGGAGCATAGATGCTCAAGTATATAAACAATCTAAAAAAGATAAGTTTACAATAAGACTAACTTCATTTAAAGGTAAAAAGATAAAAATAAATAATGAAGAAGAAAATGAACAAATAATAAATAGTATTAAGAAAGATGAGTTTAAAGTTGAAAATGTAAAAGAGGGCACAAAAAATAAGAATACTCTTCCACCATTTACTACTAGTACTCTTCAACAGGATGCAAATAAAAAACTTAACTTTTCAACAAAGAAGACAATGTCTGTAGCTCAACAGCTTTACGAAGGAATAGATGTTAAGGGACATGGTACAATCGGTCTTATTACTTATATGAGAACAGATTCAGTTAGAGTATCAAAAGAAGCTCAAGAGGCAGCTAATGATTATATATTAAATGAATATGGTAAAGAGTATTTACCTCCAAGTCCCAAATTATATAAAAGTAAAAAGAATATTCAAGATGCTCATGAAGCAATTAGGCCAACTTATATAGAGCTTACTCCTGGTATGGTAAAATCAAGTTTAAAGGATGATCAATATAAGCTTTATAATTTAATATGGTCTAGATTTATGGCAAGTCAAATGGCTAATTGTATTTTAAATACGTTATCTATTGAAATAAAAAATGGTGAGTATACATTTAGGGCATCAGGTAGCAATGTTAAATTTGAAGGTTTTATGAGAGTTTATAAGTACAATATTGAAGAAGATGAACATAATGAAAAAATTCCGTTGTTGCAAAAAGGTGATTTGTTACATACAGACAAGATAGATGGCAAGCAGCATTTTACTCAACCACCTGCTAGATTTACGGAGGCTTCATTAGTAAAAACTCTTGAAGAAAATGGAATTGGAAGGCCAAGTACATATGCGCCTATTATTTCAACTCTTATCGATAGAAAATATGTAAAGAAGGAAAAAAAGGCTATATTCCCTACTGAACTTGGAAATATAGTAGATAATATATTAAGCGATTATTTTAAGCAAATTATAGATATTGAGTTTACCGCTGATATGGAAAATAAGCTCGATAATGTTGAAGAAGGAAAAGAAAACTGGAAAGAAATTGTTGATGAATACTTTAAACCTTTGAAGGAAGCAATTGATATTGCTGAAAAAGAAGTTGCTAAAATAACCATAGAGGATGAGGTTACAGATATAAAGTGTGACAAATGTGGCAGAAATATGGTTATTAAACACGGAAGGTTTGGAGATTTTTTGGCATGTCCAGGATATCCAGATTGTAAAAACACAAAACCTATTGTAGAAAAATTGAAAGTAAAATGTCCTAAGTGCGGTGGAGATGTAATTGTAAGAAGAAGTAAAAAAGGAAGGAAATTTTTTGGATGTAGTAACTATCCAGACTGTGATTTTGTAAGCTGGTTTGAACCTACAGAAGAAAATTGCCCAAATTGCGGTAGCTTTATGGTTAAAAAATTTAGCAAGGCTAAAGGATACTATCTTCAGTGCTCTAACCAAGAGTGTAAATATGAAAAATCTAATCCTGATCCTGACAAAAAATAA
- a CDS encoding NAD(+) synthase, with amino-acid sequence MQMKKDFGYIRVGVASCELKVANPNYNVKSIISIMKKAYRRHHIKVLVFPELCVTGYTCGDLFNQNLLIKRAENELNNLLVSTSNINMITAVGMPVKADNQLFNCAVIINNGNILGVVPKTFIPTYNEFYEKRNFAGAISRISDEIILCGKKVPFGENLLFKDIYSELCIGIDICEDLWVNIPPSSYHTLNGANLILNLSASDEIVAKSDYRRDLVRLQSAKCITSYAYASSGQTESTSDLVFSGHSIIADNGSILKDIKFEEASYVKYADVDIEKLISDRIKFNTYMGRIEDKEYRTINFHLGYNENMHLERYVEASPFVPSNKSKRNIRCREILDLQASGLYQRLNKTGINKAVVGISGGLDSTLALLVIVEAFKKLKAPMKNIIGITMPGFGTTRRTYNNAVELMKKLGITIKEISIKKACIQHFNDIGQDLNTHDTIYENSQARERTQILMDIANKEGAIVVGTGDLSELALGWCTYNGDQMSMYGVNSSIPKTLVKYLIMWYAEASKDNDIRNILLDIYNTPVSPELLPPDKEGNIKQKTEDLIGSYELNDFFLYNMLRSGYEPLKILYLANIAFKDKYSEDVIHSALKNFYKRFFTQQFKRNCMPDGVKIGSVSLSPRGDLRMPSDASYGLWMDEL; translated from the coding sequence ATGCAAATGAAGAAAGATTTTGGATATATAAGAGTTGGTGTTGCTTCCTGCGAACTTAAGGTAGCAAATCCAAATTATAATGTTAAAAGTATAATTTCTATTATGAAAAAAGCTTATAGAAGGCATCATATTAAAGTGTTAGTATTTCCTGAACTTTGTGTTACAGGATATACCTGTGGGGATTTATTCAATCAAAATCTTTTAATTAAGAGGGCTGAAAATGAATTAAATAACCTATTGGTTTCAACATCAAATATAAATATGATAACTGCTGTTGGCATGCCGGTTAAAGCGGATAATCAGTTATTTAATTGTGCAGTTATAATTAATAATGGAAATATACTTGGAGTAGTACCAAAAACATTTATACCTACATATAATGAATTTTACGAGAAAAGAAATTTTGCAGGCGCTATTTCAAGGATAAGTGATGAAATTATTCTGTGTGGAAAAAAAGTTCCTTTTGGTGAAAATCTGCTCTTCAAAGACATCTATTCAGAACTTTGCATAGGTATAGATATCTGTGAAGATTTATGGGTTAACATACCTCCGAGTTCTTATCATACACTTAATGGCGCTAATCTAATATTAAATCTATCTGCAAGTGATGAAATTGTTGCAAAATCAGATTATAGAAGGGATCTTGTAAGGCTTCAATCTGCAAAATGTATTACATCCTATGCATATGCTTCTTCAGGGCAAACAGAAAGTACTTCAGATTTAGTATTCTCTGGACATTCTATTATAGCCGATAATGGATCCATACTTAAAGACATAAAATTTGAGGAGGCTTCATATGTCAAATATGCAGATGTAGATATAGAAAAACTAATAAGTGATAGAATTAAATTTAATACTTATATGGGTAGAATAGAGGATAAAGAATATAGAACAATTAACTTTCACTTAGGTTATAACGAGAACATGCACTTAGAAAGATATGTTGAGGCTTCACCATTTGTACCTTCAAATAAAAGTAAAAGGAACATAAGATGTAGAGAGATACTAGATTTGCAAGCTTCAGGACTATATCAAAGATTAAATAAAACAGGTATAAATAAGGCTGTTGTAGGTATATCTGGAGGTTTAGATAGTACCTTAGCATTACTTGTAATAGTTGAGGCTTTTAAAAAGCTTAAAGCTCCTATGAAAAATATTATAGGCATTACAATGCCGGGGTTTGGTACTACTAGACGTACTTATAATAATGCTGTAGAGCTTATGAAAAAATTAGGTATTACAATAAAAGAAATATCTATAAAGAAAGCTTGTATACAGCATTTCAACGATATTGGACAAGACTTAAATACCCATGATACTATTTATGAAAATTCTCAGGCAAGAGAAAGAACACAAATACTTATGGATATAGCAAATAAGGAAGGTGCTATTGTAGTAGGCACAGGTGATTTATCCGAATTGGCACTGGGGTGGTGTACTTATAACGGTGATCAAATGTCAATGTATGGTGTAAATAGCAGCATACCAAAGACTTTGGTTAAATACTTAATTATGTGGTATGCAGAAGCATCAAAGGACAATGATATTAGAAACATACTACTCGATATTTATAACACGCCTGTAAGCCCTGAATTGTTGCCTCCCGATAAAGAGGGTAATATTAAGCAGAAGACAGAGGATTTAATTGGTTCATATGAATTAAATGATTTTTTCCTATATAATATGCTTAGGAGTGGCTATGAACCTTTAAAAATATTATATTTAGCAAATATAGCCTTTAAAGATAAATATTCAGAAGATGTTATACATTCAGCATTAAAGAACTTTTATAAAAGATTTTTTACTCAACAATTTAAAAGAAATTGTATGCCTGATGGTGTAAAGATTGGCTCTGTTTCATTATCACCAAGAGGTGACTTACGCATGCCGAGTGATGCTTCATATGGATTGTGGATGGATGAATTATAG
- a CDS encoding NrtR DNA-binding winged helix domain-containing protein, giving the protein MRDMNKKNRNGLTEKEFLDRYVPGDYERPSNTVDMLLFTVDDVPIEGKDPNKALKILLIKRGDHPYMGCWAVPGGFVNINEGLSSACYRELKEETNVENVYFEQLKTFGDDVNRDPRMRVISVAYMALADKLSITPKAGDDADDAKWFTVKKRFISSKGFGIDKIDTYNILLTSDDGETKIGYLVTEKFEKNGVVTIKVPSYRLLEWSKEELAFDHIEEIDCALERLKNKIEYTPIAFSRLPKYFTLREAQKVFEAILNLEKPLTRANFRRKIKKMVVETEKEKITSGRPATCYTFNEDWQHTFLDE; this is encoded by the coding sequence ATGAGAGACATGAACAAAAAAAATAGAAATGGATTAACTGAAAAAGAATTTTTAGATAGATATGTACCCGGGGATTATGAAAGACCATCCAATACTGTCGACATGTTACTTTTTACTGTTGATGATGTACCTATTGAAGGTAAAGATCCTAATAAAGCATTAAAGATACTTTTAATTAAAAGAGGAGATCATCCTTATATGGGATGTTGGGCTGTTCCTGGAGGATTTGTAAATATTAACGAAGGATTAAGCTCAGCTTGTTATAGAGAACTTAAAGAAGAAACAAATGTAGAAAATGTGTATTTTGAACAACTAAAGACATTTGGTGATGATGTAAATAGAGATCCGCGTATGAGAGTTATTTCTGTAGCCTATATGGCTTTAGCAGATAAATTAAGCATAACACCTAAGGCAGGGGATGATGCGGATGACGCAAAATGGTTTACAGTAAAAAAGAGATTTATATCATCAAAAGGATTTGGTATAGATAAAATTGATACCTATAATATTTTATTAACTTCAGATGATGGTGAAACTAAAATTGGATATCTGGTAACTGAAAAATTTGAAAAAAATGGTGTTGTTACAATAAAGGTGCCTTCATATAGACTTTTGGAGTGGAGTAAAGAAGAGCTTGCATTTGACCATATAGAAGAAATAGATTGTGCTTTAGAAAGATTAAAGAATAAAATTGAATACACTCCAATTGCTTTTTCACGACTTCCTAAATATTTTACATTGAGAGAAGCTCAAAAGGTCTTTGAAGCTATTCTTAATTTAGAAAAGCCTTTAACAAGAGCTAACTTTAGAAGGAAAATTAAAAAGATGGTAGTTGAAACTGAAAAAGAAAAGATAACATCTGGAAGACCTGCTACTTGTTATACATTTAATGAAGATTGGCAGCATACTTTTCTAGATGAATAA
- a CDS encoding HAD family hydrolase, translating into MDRILTFDCYGTLIDTKPVFDAISNIAKNNILNSKDAVNIYVNYEDRLMYGETYIPYDKLIKQVLEYCDMELVTNVFSKSYDEIISVHKRLKPFKEVVESLEKIHKKGYELALMSNSVHDIIDYNLDALGNVFNNVFLSEDIHAYKPQLKFFKYVEERLELKQKKHCHIAKGYWWDIVPCSKLGWRKIWVNRENKKGNKCHEPYEEVHTLDEVINLI; encoded by the coding sequence ATGGATAGAATTTTAACATTTGATTGTTATGGAACTCTTATTGATACCAAACCTGTTTTTGATGCCATATCTAATATTGCAAAAAATAACATTTTAAATTCGAAAGATGCTGTAAATATCTATGTGAATTATGAGGATAGGCTTATGTATGGTGAAACGTATATCCCCTATGATAAATTAATAAAACAAGTTTTGGAGTATTGTGATATGGAGTTAGTTACTAATGTTTTTAGCAAATCTTATGATGAAATTATTTCAGTACATAAAAGACTAAAACCTTTTAAAGAGGTAGTAGAAAGCCTTGAGAAAATACATAAAAAAGGATATGAACTTGCTCTGATGTCGAACTCTGTGCATGATATTATTGATTATAACCTAGATGCATTAGGTAATGTTTTTAATAATGTTTTTCTTTCAGAGGATATTCATGCATATAAACCACAGCTTAAGTTTTTTAAATATGTTGAAGAAAGATTAGAATTAAAACAAAAAAAACATTGTCATATTGCCAAGGGATATTGGTGGGATATTGTACCCTGTTCAAAATTGGGCTGGCGTAAAATATGGGTGAACCGAGAGAATAAAAAGGGCAATAAGTGTCATGAGCCATATGAAGAGGTACATACGCTTGATGAAGTTATAAACTTAATATGA
- a CDS encoding nicotinate phosphoribosyltransferase, whose product MNKIKKFNVKDDRNLSMLMDFYELTMANGYLLKGFGDKIVYFDVFYRKNPDGAGFAIAAGLQQIIDYIKNLKFSEEDIEYLKEKNMFSEDFLKYMKNFRFSGSINAIPEGTPVFPNEALITVKAKAIEAQLIETMLLITINHECLIATKTNRIVRAAKGRPVLEFGARRAQGYDGAVYGARASYIGGAAGTATTLSEQMFNVPASGTMAHSWIQFFGDEFEAFKAYAEIYPDACTLLVDTYNVLESGIPNAIKVAKEVLEPMGKRLKGIRLDSGDLAYLSKKVRKILNASGLEDCKIVVSNSLDEYIIEDLIAQGAKIDVFGVGERMITAKSDPVFGGVYKLVAVEEDGQIVPRIKLSENAEKITNPGYKTPWRLYDKETGKAIADVITLAHEKIDENKEYTIFDQENIWKKKKITKFVARKLQVPVFIDGECVYESPTLEESREYCEKQLDTLWDEVKRFVNPHKYYVDLSMELWHVKQELIQKYRVK is encoded by the coding sequence ATGAATAAAATAAAAAAATTTAATGTTAAAGATGATAGAAATTTATCTATGCTAATGGATTTTTATGAATTAACCATGGCTAACGGATACTTACTAAAAGGATTCGGTGATAAGATAGTATATTTTGATGTATTTTATAGAAAGAATCCAGATGGAGCAGGCTTTGCCATAGCAGCAGGATTACAACAAATAATAGATTATATAAAAAATTTAAAATTCTCAGAAGAGGATATTGAGTATCTAAAAGAAAAAAATATGTTTTCAGAGGACTTTCTAAAATATATGAAAAATTTTAGGTTTTCAGGGAGCATTAATGCCATTCCAGAGGGAACACCTGTATTTCCTAATGAAGCACTTATAACAGTAAAAGCAAAGGCCATTGAGGCACAGTTAATTGAGACAATGTTACTAATAACAATAAATCATGAATGTCTAATAGCTACTAAAACAAATAGAATTGTTAGAGCAGCAAAAGGAAGACCGGTATTGGAATTTGGTGCAAGAAGAGCACAGGGATATGATGGAGCTGTATACGGAGCAAGAGCTTCATATATAGGCGGAGCAGCAGGAACAGCTACAACACTTTCTGAACAAATGTTTAATGTGCCAGCTTCTGGAACAATGGCTCATTCATGGATTCAGTTCTTTGGAGATGAATTTGAAGCATTTAAAGCCTATGCAGAAATTTATCCTGACGCATGCACTTTACTTGTAGATACCTATAATGTACTAGAGAGTGGTATTCCTAATGCTATTAAAGTAGCAAAAGAAGTTTTAGAGCCTATGGGAAAAAGGTTAAAAGGAATAAGGTTAGATAGTGGAGATCTTGCATATTTGTCTAAAAAGGTAAGGAAAATACTTAATGCATCAGGGCTTGAAGACTGCAAAATAGTAGTATCAAATAGTTTAGACGAGTATATAATTGAAGATCTTATTGCACAAGGAGCTAAAATAGATGTGTTTGGTGTTGGTGAAAGAATGATTACTGCTAAGTCTGATCCTGTATTTGGCGGAGTTTATAAACTTGTTGCAGTTGAAGAGGATGGACAAATAGTTCCAAGAATTAAGCTTTCTGAAAATGCTGAAAAAATAACAAACCCTGGTTATAAAACACCTTGGAGATTGTATGATAAAGAAACAGGAAAGGCCATAGCAGATGTTATTACCTTAGCTCATGAGAAAATAGATGAGAATAAGGAATATACTATATTTGATCAAGAGAATATTTGGAAGAAGAAAAAAATAACAAAATTTGTAGCTAGAAAGCTTCAAGTTCCAGTATTTATTGATGGAGAATGCGTGTATGAAAGCCCAACACTTGAAGAATCTAGAGAGTATTGTGAAAAGCAATTAGATACGCTATGGGATGAAGTTAAGAGATTTGTTAATCCTCATAAATATTATGTTGATTTATCAATGGAGCTATGGCATGTAAAGCAGGAATTAATTCAAAAGTATAGAGTTAAATAA